The Clostridia bacterium genome has a window encoding:
- a CDS encoding DUF4838 domain-containing protein: MKVNVLLNNETVLFAKAELEKYLFLLDKKISDTFVVELGFMDKTDDEIDTVEVNIGKNGGTLKGSNPRSVLYAVYQYLEALGIRWVRHGHDGEYIPEGVKVEEHEVVFTHTATSKYRGTCLEGASSLEVLLTNIDWAAKMGLNAYFLQFTNPFGFMNRWYKHQRNGYRLNENLQPEDGMLFKDKVAVEVKKRGLSFHDVGHGWTSMPLGLLESDGEGDYPEEIRSKFALVNGKRSVADGAANTQLCYSNPEVRTLMAECVADYSEAHPEIDVIHFWLADGSSNYCECDACRQKRPADWYVMLLNEVDEALTKRNLDTKIVFLAYLDLLWAPLEEKIKNLDRMILMFAPIGRFYDTSYAQVGELTEEIPYELNKMHNPKDNEDNLGHLARWYKQFPVDCFSYEYYYWRAAKHHYGDFGTFNLAKIVYEDIVSMKKYNVLGVVSCQAQRAFMPNGFGQYVMCKAMWDEKISFEQMTDDYFEAAFGSLAEDFKGYFMRQSANSKVVIHRTEEMSLAIKHEAENMLAFLKEKQDEINALPFAKRKSVFYAQFHMEMLIKYMTAEAATKETYYEENRDKWVDLARFVYINEPEMQMAFDVELFMKDLAVIHPELKKFPEMGMVPGVVAELIPD, from the coding sequence ATGAAAGTAAATGTTTTGCTGAATAACGAGACCGTTCTGTTTGCCAAAGCAGAGCTTGAAAAATATTTGTTTTTACTGGACAAGAAAATCTCCGACACCTTTGTGGTGGAGTTGGGATTTATGGACAAAACCGATGACGAGATAGACACGGTGGAAGTAAACATCGGAAAAAACGGCGGTACTTTAAAGGGTTCTAACCCGAGAAGTGTGCTCTATGCGGTGTATCAGTATTTAGAGGCGCTTGGTATCCGCTGGGTGCGCCACGGTCACGATGGTGAATACATCCCTGAGGGGGTTAAGGTTGAAGAACATGAAGTGGTATTTACCCATACCGCGACCAGCAAGTACCGCGGTACCTGTTTAGAGGGAGCAAGCTCCTTAGAGGTGCTTTTAACCAACATTGACTGGGCGGCAAAAATGGGTTTGAATGCTTATTTTCTGCAGTTTACAAATCCCTTTGGCTTTATGAACCGTTGGTATAAGCATCAGCGAAACGGATACCGTTTGAACGAAAATCTGCAACCTGAAGATGGTATGCTTTTTAAAGATAAGGTTGCGGTGGAAGTTAAAAAGAGAGGTCTTTCGTTCCATGATGTGGGACACGGCTGGACCAGTATGCCTTTAGGTCTTCTGGAGTCGGACGGCGAAGGGGATTATCCCGAAGAAATCCGCAGTAAGTTTGCCCTTGTAAACGGCAAAAGAAGTGTGGCAGACGGTGCGGCAAATACCCAGCTTTGCTATTCCAATCCCGAAGTACGTACTTTAATGGCAGAATGTGTGGCGGATTATTCCGAAGCACATCCCGAAATTGATGTCATTCATTTCTGGTTGGCGGACGGCTCGAGCAATTATTGCGAATGTGATGCTTGTCGCCAAAAAAGACCTGCCGACTGGTATGTTATGCTTTTGAATGAGGTGGATGAAGCATTGACCAAGCGTAATCTGGACACCAAAATTGTATTTTTGGCATATCTGGATTTGCTTTGGGCACCGTTGGAAGAAAAAATCAAAAATCTTGACCGTATGATTCTGATGTTTGCGCCCATCGGCAGATTTTATGATACATCCTATGCTCAGGTGGGTGAATTGACCGAGGAAATTCCTTATGAATTGAACAAAATGCATAATCCCAAGGACAATGAGGACAATCTGGGACATCTTGCCAGATGGTACAAGCAATTCCCTGTGGACTGCTTCAGCTATGAGTATTATTACTGGAGAGCCGCAAAGCATCATTACGGCGATTTCGGTACATTTAATCTTGCTAAAATTGTGTATGAAGACATTGTGTCTATGAAAAAGTACAACGTTTTGGGTGTTGTAAGTTGTCAGGCACAAAGAGCATTTATGCCCAACGGTTTCGGTCAGTATGTAATGTGCAAGGCAATGTGGGACGAAAAAATCTCCTTTGAACAGATGACGGATGACTATTTTGAAGCGGCATTCGGCTCTTTGGCAGAAGATTTCAAGGGCTATTTTATGCGTCAGTCCGCAAACAGTAAGGTGGTTATTCATCGTACCGAAGAAATGTCCCTTGCCATCAAGCACGAAGCGGAAAATATGCTTGCCTTCTTAAAAGAAAAGCAGGACGAAATCAATGCGTTGCCTTTTGCCAAACGCAAATCGGTATTTTATGCGCAATTCCATATGGAAATGCTTATAAAATATATGACAGCAGAAGCGGCTACCAAAGAGACATATTATGAAGAAAACAGAGATAAATGGGTAGACTTGGCTCGTTTTGTATATATCAACGAGCCTGAAATGCAAATGGCATTTGACGTGGAGTTGTTTATGAAGGATTTGGCCGTTATCCATCCCGAGCTTAAAAAGTTCCCCGAAATGGGAATGGTGCCGGGCGTTGTGGCAGAATTGATTCCCGATTGA
- a CDS encoding YgjV family protein, whose amino-acid sequence MDFGLSEWLGLIVSVAVVLSMQLKNVRYILVCQLVCNGLGALSYILNGNLSGCGLYGVAILQTIVFFLYRLKNPDKTPFFLALAFLVAFGVCSLATYRMPQDLLSAAAAVSCALGLAQKKASGYRLFMLLNGVLWLLYDVAVSAAMTMMLSHILTVAAALLGIVRLDLLKKERGKA is encoded by the coding sequence ATGGATTTCGGATTATCCGAATGGTTAGGACTTATTGTGTCGGTTGCGGTGGTTTTATCCATGCAACTGAAAAATGTACGGTACATTTTGGTGTGTCAGTTGGTTTGCAACGGACTTGGCGCATTAAGCTACATATTAAACGGAAACCTTTCGGGGTGCGGTTTGTACGGGGTTGCAATTTTGCAGACCATTGTCTTCTTTTTGTACCGCCTCAAAAACCCCGACAAAACACCCTTTTTCTTAGCCCTTGCTTTTTTAGTGGCGTTTGGCGTTTGTTCGCTTGCAACTTACAGAATGCCCCAGGATTTGCTGTCTGCCGCGGCAGCGGTCAGCTGTGCGTTGGGATTAGCACAGAAAAAGGCATCGGGCTATCGACTGTTTATGCTTTTAAACGGTGTGCTGTGGCTTTTGTATGATGTTGCGGTTTCTGCGGCAATGACCATGATGCTGTCCCATATCTTAACGGTGGCGGCGGCACTTTTGGGGATTGTCCGATTGGATTTACTTAAAAAAGAAAGAGGGAAAGCATGA